A window of the Candidatus Nitrosotalea okcheonensis genome harbors these coding sequences:
- a CDS encoding Lrp/AsnC ligand binding domain-containing protein produces the protein MALQNVITYILATCIPGNEKEVIQKIKELPNIVEVNGIMGKYDIFVKIQASDVTKVDSTIGKVRSVPHVTSTVSISAIYGQGGTIDYEK, from the coding sequence ATGGCATTGCAGAACGTGATTACATACATTCTTGCAACATGTATACCTGGAAATGAAAAAGAAGTCATACAAAAAATAAAGGAATTGCCAAACATAGTCGAGGTGAATGGAATAATGGGCAAATATGATATTTTTGTCAAGATTCAAGCATCTGATGTAACAAAGGTTGATTCAACAATAGGCAAGGTAAGAAGTGTTCCGCATGTTACTAGTACCGTATCAATATCTGCGATTTATGGTCAGGGCGGAACAATAGACTATGAAAAGTAG